In Micromonospora sp. WMMA1363, a genomic segment contains:
- a CDS encoding Lsr2 family protein yields MAKQIIHKLVDDLDGGDADETVKFALDGVQYEIDLSSVNAEKLRDVFAPYVASGTKVGRGGVVVGGRAARGRGGATADREQNKAIRAWAKKAGKEISDRGRIPQEIVDDYHARAGH; encoded by the coding sequence GTGGCCAAGCAGATCATTCATAAGCTGGTCGATGACCTGGACGGCGGGGACGCTGACGAGACCGTCAAGTTCGCCCTCGATGGCGTTCAGTACGAGATCGATCTGTCGAGCGTCAACGCCGAGAAATTGCGGGACGTTTTCGCTCCGTACGTCGCCAGCGGCACGAAGGTCGGTCGGGGTGGCGTGGTCGTGGGTGGCCGGGCCGCCCGGGGTCGGGGCGGCGCCACCGCCGACCGGGAGCAGAACAAGGCGATCCGCGCCTGGGCCAAGAAGGCCGGCAAGGAGATCTCCGACCGGGGTCGGATCCCGCAGGAGATCGTTGACGATTACCACGCTCGCGCCGGTCACTGA
- the lysS gene encoding lysine--tRNA ligase — MTEQNAVPVDPADDLPEQMKVRREKRDRMLAEGVEPYPVGYPRTTTLAEIRQKYGDLPTDTATGDQVSVTGRVIFVRNTGKLCFATLRDGDGTELQAMLSLDRVGARRLEDWKRLVDLGDHVGVTGEVITSRRGELSVLVAEWAVTAKALRPLPVAHKPLSEEARVRQRYVDLVVRPQARRMVRTRAAAVRGLRDSLHEQGFIEVETPMLQLLHGGAAARPFVTHSNALDTDLYLRIAPELFLKRAVVGGVDRVFEINRNFRNEGIDSSHSPEFAMLEAYQAYGDYDTMAELTRNLVQRAAVAVGGSTVVTHADGRELDLGGEWRSVTLFGVLSEALGEEVTVRTERARLVEYADKVGLPVDPKWGPGKLVEELFEELVVPGLTEPTFVRDYPEETSPLTRAHRSEPGLAEKWDLYVLGFELGTAYSELVDPVVQRERLMAQAQLAARGDDEAMRLDEDFLRAMEYGMPPAGGMGMGIDRLLMALTGLGIRETILFPLVRPE, encoded by the coding sequence GTGACCGAGCAGAACGCCGTGCCAGTCGACCCCGCCGACGACCTTCCCGAGCAGATGAAGGTCCGCCGGGAGAAGCGGGACCGGATGCTCGCCGAGGGCGTCGAGCCGTACCCGGTCGGATACCCACGTACCACCACCCTCGCGGAGATCCGGCAGAAGTACGGCGACCTGCCTACCGACACGGCGACCGGTGACCAGGTCTCGGTCACCGGCCGGGTGATCTTCGTACGCAACACCGGCAAGCTCTGCTTCGCCACCCTGCGCGACGGCGACGGCACCGAGTTGCAGGCGATGCTGTCACTGGACCGGGTCGGGGCGCGGCGGCTGGAGGACTGGAAGCGCCTGGTCGACCTCGGCGATCACGTCGGGGTGACCGGTGAGGTGATCACCAGCCGACGCGGCGAGCTGTCGGTGCTGGTGGCGGAGTGGGCGGTCACCGCCAAGGCATTGCGTCCGCTGCCGGTGGCGCACAAGCCGCTGAGTGAGGAGGCCCGGGTCCGGCAGCGTTACGTGGACCTGGTCGTCCGCCCGCAGGCGCGCCGGATGGTGCGTACCCGGGCGGCCGCCGTCCGCGGCCTGCGAGACTCGCTGCACGAGCAGGGCTTCATCGAGGTGGAGACCCCGATGCTTCAGCTGCTGCACGGCGGCGCCGCGGCGCGCCCATTCGTGACCCACAGCAACGCACTCGACACCGATCTGTATCTGCGAATCGCGCCGGAACTCTTTCTCAAGCGAGCGGTCGTTGGCGGCGTCGACCGGGTCTTCGAGATCAACCGCAACTTCCGCAATGAGGGCATCGACTCGTCGCACTCGCCGGAGTTCGCGATGCTGGAGGCATACCAGGCCTACGGTGACTACGACACGATGGCCGAGTTGACTCGCAATCTCGTCCAGCGGGCGGCGGTCGCGGTCGGCGGCTCGACTGTGGTGACACACGCGGACGGGCGCGAGCTGGATCTGGGTGGTGAGTGGCGCTCGGTGACCCTCTTCGGCGTTCTTTCCGAGGCCCTCGGTGAAGAGGTCACGGTCCGAACCGAGCGGGCCCGTCTGGTCGAGTACGCCGACAAGGTGGGCCTGCCCGTCGACCCGAAGTGGGGGCCGGGCAAGCTCGTCGAGGAACTGTTTGAGGAACTCGTCGTCCCCGGTCTGACGGAGCCCACCTTCGTCCGGGACTACCCGGAGGAGACCAGCCCGCTCACCCGTGCCCACCGCAGCGAGCCGGGGCTGGCCGAGAAGTGGGATCTCTACGTGCTCGGCTTCGAGCTTGGCACCGCGTACTCCGAACTGGTGGATCCGGTGGTCCAGCGGGAGCGCCTGATGGCCCAGGCGCAGCTCGCGGCGCGCGGTGACGACGAGGCGATGCGGCTCGACGAGGACTTTCTCCGGGCGATGGAGTACGGAATGCCGCCGGCCGGTGGCATGGGAATGGGAATCGATCGGCTTCTCATGGCGCTGACCGGCCTGGGAATTCGGGAAACCATCCTCTTCCCGCTGGTCCGGCCCGAGTGA